One region of Pogona vitticeps strain Pit_001003342236 chromosome 1, PviZW2.1, whole genome shotgun sequence genomic DNA includes:
- the IGF2 gene encoding insulin-like growth factor 2 — translation MSRDPKSHMDECGAHSALLQICTQEVESTPGSSKVQKMCSTSRILLLALTFLAYTVDSVSAYGPAETLCGGELVDTLQFVCGDRGFYFSRPVGRNRGRLNRGIVEECCFRSCDLNLLETYCAKSVKSERDLSSTSLVVLPALNKDTFQKPPHTKYSKYDIWQKKSSQRLQRGVPNIHRARRYRWQAEGLQESEESKVHRPLMALPTQKPLVVQATSEPSGSQK, via the exons ATGTCAAGAGACCCGAAGAGCCACATGGATGAATGCGGCGCCCACTCAGCTCTGCTCCAGATCTGCACGCAAGAAGTTGAGAGCACCCCTGGCAGTTCAAag GTGCAGAAGATGTGTTCCACTAGCCGGATACTGCTGCTTGCTCTTACTTTCTTGGCATATACAGTTGATTCTGTCTCTGCTTATGGACCTGCTGAAACCCTCTGTGGTGGAGAGCTGGTGGACACTCTGCAGTTCGTCTGTGGGGACAGGGGCTTCTACTTCA GTAGACCCGTGGGCAGAAACAGAGGAAGACTGAATCGTGGCATAGTGGAGGAGTGCTGCTTCCGGAGTTGTGACCTTAATCTCTTGGAAACTTACTGTGCAAAGTCAGTCAAGTCAGAACGGGACCTCTCATCAACTTCTCTCGTAGTTTTACCAGCACTAAACAAG GATACCTTTCAAAAGCCCCCTCACACCAAGTACTCCAAATATGACATCTGGCAGAAGAAGAGTTCACAGCGCCTTCAAAGAGGGGTCCCCAACATCCACCGTGCCCGCAGATATCGATGGCAAGCTGAAGGATTACAAGAGTCTGAAGAGTCCAAGGTCCATCGTCCCTTGATGGCCCTGCCTACCCAAAAGCCCCTTGTTGTGCAAGCCACCTCAGAACCATCAGGCAGCCAGAAATGA